One window of Rasiella rasia genomic DNA carries:
- a CDS encoding HD family phosphohydrolase, producing the protein MKQFFSFLSKNQADIYRILLFVLSTFLVIYLLPTGGQFKYNFQKGKPWQYENLYAPFSFTIKKSESELEAERKNIRDNAIPYFEYDEQIVTQGKDKFEELLTTSYVDSLFQVEENTIRTVGIQFINQLYRFGVTQEVTRYNDDDLIYLKKGNIIEEITFAQITHADEIPKEIDKLITQKKAESYGDLLKILLNRSITPNISVDRKLTEASIQSELDAISPNQGIVEKGGRIIAKGEVVEGNTYQILNSLQDEYQSIVWSKNNHFWLVFGYAMLVSLVFLMLLLFLKKYRTEIYANNTKVTFIFFNIVLMVFLTTIVVKLDANYVYVVPLCILPLILKAFFDPRLGLFVHVLTLLLLGFIVPNSFEFLFLQIIAGIVTILTVSELYRRANLFTSVGQITLVYIIGYFAFFIIQEGNVFSMQLENFGYFVLAGLATLFAHPLIYLYEKVFGLVSDVSLLELSDTNSKLLKELSNKAPGTFHHSLNVANLAEAAANEIGANAMLVRVGALYHDIGKMENPTNFTENQLSGFNTHDELDPKESATIIIDHVINGIEMARKRNIPDRVIDFIRTHHGTSVVYYFYKKEEERNGSANIEDFQYPGPTPFSKETAILMMADSVEAASKSLKEPTSSKIDRFVEKIIDGQMEQGQFLNANITFKEIQSIKKVLKKKLNNIYHLRVEYPE; encoded by the coding sequence ATGAAACAATTTTTTTCATTTCTTTCTAAGAATCAGGCAGATATTTATAGAATACTTCTGTTTGTACTTTCCACGTTTTTAGTGATTTACTTGCTTCCAACAGGAGGGCAGTTTAAATATAATTTTCAGAAAGGAAAGCCTTGGCAGTATGAAAACCTGTATGCACCCTTTAGTTTTACAATAAAAAAATCTGAAAGTGAGTTAGAAGCCGAACGGAAAAACATACGAGATAATGCTATTCCGTATTTTGAGTATGACGAACAGATTGTTACACAGGGGAAAGATAAGTTTGAAGAGCTTTTAACTACTTCTTATGTAGATAGTTTGTTTCAAGTTGAAGAAAACACCATACGTACGGTTGGGATTCAATTTATAAACCAGTTATACCGGTTTGGCGTTACGCAAGAGGTCACCAGATATAACGACGACGATCTTATTTATTTGAAAAAGGGCAATATCATTGAAGAAATTACCTTCGCTCAGATTACGCATGCCGATGAGATTCCTAAAGAAATAGATAAGTTAATTACCCAAAAGAAGGCAGAGAGTTACGGAGACCTACTTAAAATTTTACTAAACAGAAGTATCACCCCTAATATTTCCGTAGATAGAAAGCTTACCGAAGCCTCTATACAATCTGAATTAGACGCTATAAGTCCGAATCAAGGTATCGTTGAAAAGGGCGGAAGAATTATCGCGAAAGGAGAAGTAGTAGAAGGGAATACGTACCAAATATTAAATTCTCTACAAGATGAATATCAATCGATTGTATGGAGCAAGAATAACCACTTTTGGTTGGTGTTTGGGTATGCCATGCTGGTTTCCCTTGTATTTTTAATGTTACTGTTATTTTTAAAGAAATACCGCACCGAAATCTATGCAAATAACACCAAGGTAACATTTATATTTTTCAATATAGTGCTTATGGTGTTTCTAACCACAATTGTGGTAAAGCTAGATGCTAACTATGTATACGTGGTGCCGCTGTGTATTCTTCCACTTATTCTGAAAGCGTTCTTTGACCCACGCTTGGGCTTATTTGTACACGTGCTTACCTTATTGTTGCTTGGATTTATAGTGCCAAATAGCTTTGAATTTCTTTTTCTACAGATTATCGCCGGAATTGTGACCATTCTTACCGTATCTGAACTCTACCGAAGAGCCAACCTGTTTACCTCGGTTGGACAAATAACGTTGGTCTACATCATAGGGTATTTTGCCTTTTTTATTATTCAAGAAGGAAATGTCTTTAGTATGCAGTTAGAGAATTTTGGATATTTTGTATTGGCTGGGCTGGCAACCTTATTTGCTCACCCACTTATTTATTTATACGAAAAGGTTTTTGGCTTGGTATCTGACGTCTCGCTACTTGAACTTAGTGACACCAATAGTAAATTATTAAAAGAGTTAAGCAACAAGGCACCAGGAACATTTCATCACTCGTTAAACGTTGCTAATCTCGCCGAAGCTGCTGCTAATGAAATTGGAGCCAATGCTATGTTGGTGCGAGTAGGGGCGTTGTACCACGATATTGGTAAAATGGAGAATCCAACTAATTTTACTGAAAACCAACTAAGTGGTTTTAATACGCACGATGAGTTAGATCCCAAAGAAAGCGCAACAATTATTATAGACCATGTAATTAATGGAATTGAAATGGCACGTAAAAGGAATATTCCAGACCGTGTAATCGATTTTATTAGAACACACCACGGTACCAGTGTGGTTTACTATTTCTATAAAAAAGAAGAAGAACGCAATGGTTCTGCCAATATTGAAGATTTTCAGTACCCAGGGCCAACTCCTTTTTCCAAAGAAACTGCCATATTAATGATGGCAGATAGTGTAGAAGCGGCAAGTAAAAGTCTAAAAGAACCAACATCTTCAAAAATAGACCGGTTTGTAGAAAAAATAATAGACGGCCAAATGGAACAAGGACAGTTTTTAAACGCCAATATTACGTTCAAAGAAATTCAGTCTATCAAAAAAGTACTTAAAAAGAAACTGAATAATATTTACCATCTTAGAGTTGAGTACCCAGAATAA